The proteins below are encoded in one region of Stenotrophomonas bentonitica:
- the otsA gene encoding alpha,alpha-trehalose-phosphate synthase (UDP-forming): MSRLVVVSNRVAAPGVAAPGGLAVGLLAALKERGGMWFGWSGKSVKEPSGAVHEQTEGDIRYVTLDLNKRDVDGYYNGFANRTLWPLLHFRLDLVDYDRGTRETYRQVNALFAEKLAPLLREDDIVWIHDYHLIPLASLLRERGIGCRIGFFLHVPMPSADLLQAMPDHLRLFSSLYAYDLVGFQTQRDADRFQSYVRLFAGGRVLPDGMLEAPGGRRFRAAAFPIGIDTAHIERQAKAGASKPAVRDLRNSLRDRQLAIGVDRLDYSKGLPERFLGFERYLQRHPDQRGSLTYLQIAPVSRGDVTEYRQLRSQLEQIAGHINGGFAAPDWTPLRYVNQNFAHATLTGFYRAAAVGLVTPLRDGMNLVAKEYVASQDPENPGVLVLSLLAGAADELKQALLVNPHDLDGVADAIATAATMPLRKRVERWQAMMEHLRTYDINHWRQSYLQALENG; encoded by the coding sequence ATGAGCCGTCTTGTCGTTGTTTCAAACCGCGTCGCTGCGCCCGGCGTGGCCGCCCCCGGTGGCCTCGCGGTGGGCCTGCTGGCCGCGCTGAAGGAGCGCGGCGGCATGTGGTTCGGGTGGAGCGGCAAGTCGGTGAAGGAGCCCAGCGGCGCCGTGCACGAGCAGACCGAGGGTGACATCCGTTACGTCACCCTGGACCTCAACAAGCGCGACGTGGACGGCTACTACAACGGCTTCGCCAACCGCACGCTGTGGCCGCTGCTGCACTTCCGCCTGGACCTGGTCGACTACGACCGCGGCACCCGCGAGACCTACCGCCAGGTCAACGCGCTGTTCGCCGAGAAGCTGGCGCCGCTGCTGCGCGAAGACGACATCGTCTGGATCCACGACTACCACCTGATTCCGCTGGCTTCGCTGCTGCGCGAGCGGGGCATCGGCTGCCGCATCGGTTTCTTCCTGCACGTGCCGATGCCCTCGGCCGACCTGCTGCAGGCCATGCCCGACCACCTGCGCCTGTTCTCCAGCCTCTACGCCTACGACCTGGTCGGCTTCCAGACCCAGCGCGACGCAGACCGCTTCCAGTCCTACGTGCGCCTGTTCGCCGGCGGCCGCGTGCTGCCCGACGGCATGCTGGAAGCACCGGGCGGGCGCCGCTTCCGCGCGGCGGCGTTCCCGATCGGCATCGACACCGCGCACATCGAACGCCAGGCCAAGGCCGGCGCCAGCAAGCCGGCCGTGCGCGACCTGCGCAACAGCCTGCGCGACCGCCAGCTCGCCATCGGCGTGGACCGCCTGGACTACTCCAAGGGCCTGCCCGAGCGCTTCCTCGGCTTCGAACGCTACCTGCAGCGCCACCCGGACCAGCGCGGCAGCCTGACCTACCTGCAGATCGCCCCGGTCTCGCGCGGCGACGTCACCGAGTACCGCCAGCTGCGCAGCCAGCTCGAGCAGATCGCCGGGCACATCAACGGCGGGTTCGCCGCGCCGGACTGGACCCCGCTGCGCTACGTGAACCAGAACTTCGCCCACGCCACCCTCACCGGCTTCTACCGCGCCGCAGCCGTAGGGCTGGTCACGCCGCTGCGTGACGGCATGAACCTGGTGGCCAAGGAGTACGTCGCCTCGCAGGACCCGGAAAATCCCGGCGTGCTGGTGCTGTCGCTATTGGCAGGTGCGGCCGACGAGCTCAAACAGGCCCTTCTGGTGAATCCGCACGACCTCGACGGCGTCGCCGACGCCATCGCCACCGCCGCCACCATGCCGCTGCGCAAGCGGGTGGAGCGCTGGCAGGCGATGATGGAACACCTGCGTACGTACGACATCAACCATTGGCGCCAGTCGTACCTGCAGGCGCTGGAAAACGGCTGA
- a CDS encoding glutathione S-transferase gives MHYELYYWTGIQGRGEFIRLALEDAGAAYTDMARVHGDEVMQTFLDGKGEGLRPFAPPFLVSGRQVIAQVGAILDHLGPELGLVPEAASRRVQALQLQLTIADLVAEVHDTHHPISAAKCFEDQKAEAKARAASMREERLPKFLGWFESVLEANGGLHPLREHSYVDLSLFQLVSGLGYMFPRRMQALRPTLPLLHALHDRVQRRPNVAAYLASERRLPFNTNGIFRHYPELDGDA, from the coding sequence ATGCACTACGAGCTGTACTACTGGACCGGCATCCAGGGCCGGGGCGAGTTCATCCGGCTGGCACTGGAAGACGCGGGCGCGGCCTACACCGACATGGCGCGCGTGCACGGCGACGAGGTCATGCAGACCTTCCTGGACGGCAAGGGCGAGGGGCTGCGCCCGTTCGCGCCGCCGTTCCTGGTCAGCGGCCGGCAGGTGATCGCGCAGGTGGGGGCGATCCTGGACCACCTCGGCCCGGAGCTGGGGCTGGTGCCCGAAGCGGCCTCACGCCGTGTGCAGGCACTGCAGTTGCAGCTCACCATCGCCGACCTGGTCGCGGAAGTGCACGACACCCATCATCCGATTTCCGCCGCGAAGTGTTTCGAGGACCAGAAGGCCGAGGCGAAGGCGCGGGCCGCGTCGATGCGGGAAGAACGCCTGCCGAAGTTCCTGGGCTGGTTCGAAAGCGTGCTGGAGGCCAACGGCGGCCTGCACCCGCTGCGCGAGCATTCGTATGTGGACCTGTCGCTGTTCCAGCTGGTCAGCGGGCTGGGCTACATGTTCCCGCGCCGGATGCAGGCACTGCGCCCCACCCTGCCTCTGCTGCACGCCCTGCATGACCGCGTGCAGCGGCGGCCGAACGTGGCCGCCTACCTGGCGTCGGAGAGACGCTTGCCGTTCAACACCAACGGCATCTTCCGGCATTACCCGGAGCTGGATGGCGACGCATGA
- a CDS encoding DUF3574 domain-containing protein, whose product MKPYPLLLAAFLAISGCATTTPTAPPVGTATSTTASLQGDAARPDAAANWVRSELYFGVGEESGASERKQTDAITETQWREFLDKQVTPRFPDGLTVFDAYGQWLFRGAKEPNRLRTKVLVVLHENTPQRRADIEAIRLAWKQATGHQSVLWAQQAVEVSF is encoded by the coding sequence ATGAAGCCGTACCCCCTGCTGCTAGCCGCCTTCCTGGCCATCAGCGGCTGCGCCACCACCACCCCGACTGCGCCGCCGGTCGGTACCGCTACCTCCACCACCGCCAGCCTCCAAGGCGACGCGGCCCGCCCCGACGCCGCCGCCAACTGGGTGCGCAGCGAGCTGTACTTCGGCGTGGGCGAGGAAAGCGGCGCCTCCGAGCGCAAGCAGACCGACGCCATCACCGAAACCCAGTGGCGCGAGTTCCTCGACAAGCAGGTAACGCCGCGCTTCCCCGACGGCCTCACCGTGTTCGACGCCTACGGCCAGTGGCTGTTCCGCGGCGCCAAGGAGCCCAACCGGCTGCGCACGAAGGTGCTGGTGGTGCTGCACGAAAACACCCCGCAGCGCCGCGCCGACATCGAGGCGATCCGCCTGGCGTGGAAGCAGGCCACCGGCCACCAGTCGGTGCTGTGGGCGCAGCAGGCGGTGGAGGTCTCGTTCTGA
- a CDS encoding glycoside hydrolase family 15 protein, with translation MSKPNLDLGVVGNGSFGALIDRDARVVWSCLPTFDGDPTFCALLQPNQQVGGDFAIELEDMVSSEQAYLTNTAILRTVLHDKHGGSLEIIDFAPRWRQNDRFYRPVSLIRQVRPLAGNPRIVVRARPLADWGARVPDSTWGSNHIRWVLPDHVLRLTTDVPIRMVRDELPFVLSHPVHLVLGVDESLNRSLSGYVQESLQRTQSYWREWVRYLSIPLEWQDAVIRSAITLKLCQYEDSGAIIAAMTTSIPEAPGSIRNWDYRYCWLRDAAFVVRALNRLGATRTMEQFLGYIFNLATTDGSLQPLYGIGFEAKLEESEVASLDGYRGMGPVRRGNLAWVQRQHDVYGSVVLASTQLFFDRRLQDPGDAHTFARLEPLGEQAFALHDVPDAGLWEFRGRTEVHTYTSAMCWAACDRLCKIAVRLKLDHRAEYWRDRANTIHARIMDEAWSDELGHFTDTFGGHRLDASLLLLADIGFISADDARFVATVEAIGRDLKHGNALYRYVAPDDFGEPETSFTICTFWYIDALAAIGRLDEAREMFEMLLERRNHLGLLSEDLAFDNGEAWGNFPQTYSHVGLVTAAMRLSRSWQEAS, from the coding sequence ATGAGTAAACCCAACCTGGACCTCGGCGTGGTCGGCAACGGCAGCTTCGGCGCCTTGATCGACCGCGACGCCCGCGTGGTATGGAGCTGCCTGCCCACCTTCGACGGCGACCCCACCTTCTGCGCGCTGCTGCAGCCCAACCAGCAGGTCGGCGGCGACTTCGCCATCGAACTGGAGGACATGGTCAGCAGCGAACAGGCCTACCTGACCAACACCGCGATCCTCCGCACCGTGCTGCACGACAAGCATGGCGGCTCGCTGGAGATCATCGACTTCGCCCCGCGCTGGCGCCAGAACGACCGCTTCTACCGGCCGGTCAGCCTGATCCGCCAGGTGCGCCCGCTTGCCGGCAATCCGCGCATCGTGGTCCGCGCGCGGCCGCTGGCCGACTGGGGCGCACGCGTGCCCGACTCCACCTGGGGCAGCAACCACATCCGCTGGGTGCTGCCCGACCACGTGCTGCGCCTGACCACCGACGTGCCGATCCGCATGGTGCGCGATGAGCTGCCGTTCGTGCTCAGCCATCCGGTGCACCTGGTGCTGGGCGTGGACGAATCGCTGAACCGCTCGCTCAGCGGCTACGTGCAGGAGTCTTTGCAGCGTACCCAGAGCTACTGGCGCGAATGGGTGCGTTACCTCTCCATCCCGCTGGAATGGCAGGACGCGGTGATCCGCAGCGCCATCACCCTCAAGCTGTGCCAGTACGAAGACAGCGGCGCGATCATCGCCGCGATGACCACCTCCATTCCCGAGGCGCCGGGCAGCATCCGCAACTGGGATTACCGCTACTGCTGGCTGCGCGACGCCGCCTTCGTGGTGCGTGCGCTCAACCGGCTGGGCGCCACCCGCACCATGGAGCAGTTCCTCGGCTACATCTTCAACCTCGCCACCACCGACGGCAGCCTGCAGCCGCTGTACGGCATCGGCTTCGAAGCCAAGCTGGAAGAAAGCGAAGTGGCTTCGCTGGACGGCTACCGTGGCATGGGTCCGGTGCGGCGTGGCAACCTGGCCTGGGTGCAGCGCCAGCACGACGTGTACGGCAGCGTGGTGCTCGCCTCCACCCAGCTGTTCTTCGACCGCCGCCTGCAGGACCCGGGCGACGCGCACACCTTCGCGCGGCTGGAACCGCTGGGCGAACAGGCCTTTGCCCTGCACGACGTACCAGACGCCGGCCTGTGGGAGTTCCGCGGCCGCACCGAAGTGCATACCTACACCAGCGCGATGTGCTGGGCCGCCTGCGACCGCCTGTGCAAGATCGCGGTGCGCCTGAAGCTGGACCACCGCGCCGAGTACTGGCGCGACCGCGCCAACACCATCCACGCGCGGATCATGGACGAAGCCTGGAGCGACGAGCTCGGCCACTTCACCGACACCTTCGGTGGCCACCGCCTGGATGCCTCGCTGCTGCTGTTGGCCGACATCGGCTTCATCAGCGCCGACGACGCCCGCTTCGTCGCCACCGTCGAAGCCATCGGCCGCGACCTCAAGCACGGCAATGCGCTGTACCGCTACGTGGCGCCGGACGACTTCGGCGAGCCGGAAACCAGCTTCACCATCTGCACCTTCTGGTACATCGACGCGCTGGCCGCGATCGGCCGGCTGGACGAAGCGCGCGAGATGTTCGAGATGCTGCTCGAACGCCGCAACCACCTCGGCCTGTTGTCCGAAGACCTGGCCTTCGACAACGGCGAAGCCTGGGGCAACTTCCCGCAGACCTATTCGCACGTGGGCCTGGTCACGGCTGCGATGCGCCTCTCGCGCAGCTGGCAGGAGGCCTCATGA
- a CDS encoding thiamine pyrophosphate-dependent enzyme, giving the protein MSKRVADIVVDTLQAAGVRHCYGIVGDTLNHVTDAIHRSDIDWVHVRHEEAAAFAAGADSLISGQLTACAGSCGPGGLHFINGVFDANRNRAPMVLIASQVVTAELGMEFPQEVDFKAVYASCSVFCEQVYSPEQARRVVALACQAAISRRGVAVVILPADISEAEVKDDRPFAVHYAQPVLRPNDDELQKIVALIGEGKRIGIYAGAGCEHAHDALVALGARLKAPIAHTSRAKDFVEHDNPYNMGMTGIFGIESGYHTLMACDTLLLLGADFAWGQYYPDKATLIQVDRDGSHLGRRHPVQLGVVGDIGPTLEALLPLLPERHDRTFLDECIGHRDTALETRAKEEEPGEGTLIHPQHLTALLDRHADEDALFTADCGSPMVWVLRHIRSNGRRRTLTSLLHGTMANSLPQALGLQKAYPGRQVISMSGDGGLAMLLGELLTAVQENLPVKVVVYNNSSLNFVELEQKVQGLLDNYTDLKNPDFGRLAEVVGFYGRTVTRSEDLEQAVQDVLAHPGPALLDVHTSPTELVMPPQVEAKQVAGTALYAAKALLHGRVGEVRDLLANNFLNKP; this is encoded by the coding sequence ATGAGCAAGCGCGTTGCCGACATCGTCGTCGATACCCTCCAGGCTGCCGGTGTGCGGCATTGCTACGGCATCGTCGGGGACACCCTCAACCATGTCACCGATGCGATCCATCGCAGTGACATCGACTGGGTGCACGTGCGCCATGAAGAGGCAGCAGCGTTCGCGGCCGGCGCCGATTCGCTGATCAGCGGCCAGCTCACCGCCTGCGCTGGCTCCTGTGGCCCGGGCGGCCTGCACTTCATCAACGGCGTGTTCGACGCCAACCGCAACCGCGCGCCGATGGTGCTGATCGCCAGCCAAGTGGTCACCGCCGAGCTGGGCATGGAGTTCCCGCAGGAAGTGGATTTCAAGGCGGTGTACGCCAGCTGCAGCGTGTTCTGCGAGCAGGTCTACAGCCCGGAACAGGCGCGCCGCGTGGTGGCGCTGGCCTGCCAGGCGGCGATCAGCCGGCGCGGGGTGGCGGTGGTGATCCTGCCGGCCGACATCAGCGAAGCCGAGGTCAAGGACGACCGTCCGTTCGCCGTGCATTACGCGCAGCCGGTGCTGCGCCCAAACGATGACGAGCTGCAGAAGATCGTGGCGCTGATCGGCGAGGGCAAGCGCATCGGCATCTACGCCGGGGCAGGCTGCGAACACGCGCATGACGCGCTGGTGGCGCTCGGTGCGCGGTTGAAGGCGCCGATCGCGCACACCTCGCGCGCCAAGGATTTCGTAGAGCACGACAACCCGTACAACATGGGCATGACCGGCATCTTCGGCATCGAGTCGGGCTACCACACGCTGATGGCCTGCGACACGCTGCTGCTGCTCGGCGCCGATTTCGCCTGGGGCCAGTACTACCCGGACAAGGCCACGCTGATCCAGGTCGACCGCGACGGCAGCCACCTCGGTCGCCGTCATCCGGTGCAGCTGGGCGTGGTGGGCGATATCGGGCCCACGCTGGAGGCGCTGCTGCCGCTGTTGCCCGAGCGCCATGACCGCACGTTCCTGGACGAGTGCATCGGCCATCGCGACACGGCGCTGGAAACCCGTGCCAAGGAGGAGGAACCCGGCGAAGGGACGTTGATCCACCCACAGCACCTGACCGCGCTGCTGGACCGGCATGCCGACGAGGACGCGCTGTTCACCGCCGACTGCGGCTCGCCGATGGTGTGGGTGCTGCGCCACATCCGCAGCAACGGGCGCCGCCGCACGCTGACCAGCCTGCTGCACGGCACGATGGCCAATTCGCTGCCGCAGGCGCTGGGCCTGCAGAAGGCCTACCCGGGGCGGCAGGTGATCTCGATGTCCGGCGACGGCGGGCTTGCGATGCTGCTGGGTGAGCTGTTGACGGCGGTGCAGGAGAACCTGCCGGTGAAGGTGGTGGTCTACAACAACAGCTCGCTGAACTTCGTGGAGCTGGAGCAGAAGGTGCAGGGCCTGCTGGACAACTACACCGACCTGAAGAACCCCGACTTCGGCCGCCTGGCCGAGGTGGTCGGGTTCTACGGCCGAACCGTGACCCGCAGCGAAGACCTGGAGCAGGCCGTGCAGGACGTGCTGGCCCACCCCGGCCCGGCGCTGCTGGACGTGCACACCAGCCCAACCGAGCTGGTGATGCCACCGCAGGTGGAGGCCAAGCAGGTGGCGGGAACGGCCCTGTATGCGGCCAAGGCGCTGCTGCACGGGCGGGTGGGGGAGGTCAGGGACTTGTTGGCGAACAATTTTTTGAACAAGCCCTGA
- a CDS encoding TonB-dependent receptor plug domain-containing protein, translated as MSRPSASRLGLAIALVLSSPLLAQELHAQDAPANATTLDTVIVTGTRAVDRTVLESTSPVDVLTAEDIRRAGVVNGELGSALQALLPSFNFPRQSNSGGADHVRAAQLRGLSPDQVLVLVNGKRRHTSALVNTDSKIGKGTTPVDFNSIPVSAIKRIEVLRDGAGALYGSDAVAGVINVILDDAPEGGAIEASFGAHHTDLKPIDRTLTDGQTSFASAKVGTRLGDDGGFLRVGLELKNREGTNRAGFDQIPPWDQSDINLALQGQRNYVLGDGKTKDLNAWINTELPFGETSKFYFFSTFNQRDSEGANYFRYPDSDANWPEIYPNGYRPISEGENRDVQAVAGARGQWGEWNYDASLDYGFNDFTYRLRNSLNASLGPGSPTRFKTGDYRNELTVGNFDLSRVFNQGNNSHTLGLGLEARRDHFQTRPGDPASYAAGPYTDRPTGSQAGGGLTPQDATSLTRDVTSAYASLSSQFGEKFSSDLAARYEHSDDYGGELTGKLGLRYEFTPAFALRGAVSNNFRAPSLAQIGYESTSTGYNAAGQLVQGRTLSVNNPIARSLGATDLKPEKSLNTSLGFTSRIGEHFDLSLDFYQIDIDDRIALSESITGDALTDFVDQQFGVSGLQSANFFVNAADTRTRGAELVANWRQGLGDGQLLLTGTYAYNKTTLKNVVATPPELSALDPAYVLFGLEEINTLTDATPRTRAQLAATWANDRWTLSSRLSRYGSVTRVFDFGDGYVPRQTYGAEWQLDAEVEYRITPQWSVAVGGQNLTDNYSDLSNEDIYYFGNLPYDVLSPIGSNGAYFYGRVRYTF; from the coding sequence ATGTCCCGTCCGTCCGCGTCGCGCCTTGGCCTTGCCATCGCGCTGGTCCTCTCCTCTCCGCTGCTGGCCCAGGAGCTTCATGCGCAGGACGCGCCCGCCAATGCCACCACGCTGGACACGGTGATCGTCACCGGTACCCGCGCCGTGGACCGCACCGTGCTGGAGTCGACCTCGCCGGTGGACGTGCTCACCGCCGAAGACATCCGCCGCGCCGGCGTGGTCAACGGTGAGCTCGGCAGCGCGCTGCAGGCCCTGTTGCCGTCGTTCAACTTCCCGCGCCAGTCCAACTCCGGCGGCGCCGACCACGTGCGCGCCGCGCAGCTGCGCGGGCTCTCGCCCGACCAGGTGCTGGTGCTGGTCAACGGCAAGCGCCGCCACACCAGCGCGCTGGTGAACACCGACAGCAAGATCGGCAAGGGCACCACGCCGGTGGACTTCAATTCCATTCCGGTCAGCGCGATCAAGCGCATCGAAGTCCTGCGCGACGGCGCCGGCGCGCTGTACGGCTCCGACGCCGTGGCCGGTGTCATCAACGTGATCCTGGACGACGCCCCGGAAGGCGGCGCCATCGAAGCCAGCTTCGGGGCGCACCACACCGACCTCAAGCCGATCGACCGCACCCTCACCGACGGCCAGACCAGCTTTGCCAGTGCCAAGGTCGGCACCCGCCTCGGCGACGACGGAGGCTTCCTGCGCGTGGGCCTGGAACTGAAGAACCGCGAAGGCACCAACCGCGCCGGCTTCGACCAGATTCCGCCGTGGGACCAGAGCGACATCAACCTCGCCCTGCAGGGCCAGCGCAACTACGTGCTCGGCGACGGCAAGACCAAGGACCTCAACGCCTGGATCAACACCGAGCTCCCCTTCGGTGAAACCTCGAAGTTCTACTTCTTCAGCACCTTCAACCAGCGCGACAGCGAAGGCGCCAACTACTTCCGCTACCCCGACAGCGACGCCAACTGGCCGGAGATCTACCCCAACGGCTACCGCCCGATCTCCGAAGGCGAGAACCGCGACGTGCAGGCCGTGGCCGGCGCGCGCGGCCAGTGGGGCGAGTGGAACTACGACGCCAGCCTGGACTACGGCTTCAACGACTTCACCTACCGCCTGCGCAACTCGCTCAACGCCTCGCTCGGCCCGGGCAGCCCTACCCGCTTCAAGACCGGCGACTATCGCAATGAACTCACCGTGGGCAACTTCGACCTGAGCCGGGTGTTCAACCAGGGCAACAACAGCCACACCCTCGGCCTGGGCCTGGAAGCGCGCCGCGACCACTTCCAGACCCGCCCCGGCGACCCGGCCAGCTATGCGGCCGGCCCCTACACCGACCGCCCGACCGGTTCGCAGGCCGGTGGTGGCCTGACCCCGCAGGACGCCACCTCGCTCACCCGCGACGTGACCAGTGCCTATGCCAGCCTGTCCAGCCAGTTCGGCGAGAAGTTCTCCAGCGACCTGGCCGCACGCTACGAGCACAGCGACGACTACGGCGGCGAACTCACCGGCAAGCTCGGCCTGCGTTACGAATTCACGCCGGCGTTCGCGCTGCGCGGTGCGGTGTCCAACAACTTCCGCGCACCGTCGCTGGCGCAGATCGGGTACGAGTCCACCTCCACCGGCTACAACGCGGCGGGCCAGCTGGTGCAGGGCCGGACACTGTCGGTGAACAACCCGATCGCGCGCAGCCTGGGTGCCACCGACCTCAAGCCGGAGAAGTCGCTCAACACCAGCCTGGGCTTCACCAGCCGCATCGGCGAGCACTTCGACCTGTCGCTGGACTTCTACCAGATCGACATCGACGACCGCATCGCGCTTTCGGAAAGCATCACCGGCGACGCGCTCACCGATTTCGTGGACCAGCAGTTCGGCGTCAGCGGCCTGCAGAGCGCCAACTTCTTCGTCAACGCGGCCGACACCCGTACGCGCGGCGCCGAACTGGTCGCCAACTGGCGCCAGGGACTGGGCGATGGCCAGCTGCTGCTGACCGGCACCTACGCCTACAACAAGACCACGCTGAAGAACGTGGTGGCGACCCCGCCGGAGCTGAGCGCACTGGACCCGGCCTACGTGCTGTTCGGGCTGGAAGAGATCAACACGTTGACCGACGCCACCCCGCGCACCCGCGCGCAGCTGGCCGCCACCTGGGCCAATGACCGCTGGACCCTGAGCAGCCGGCTCAGTCGTTACGGCAGCGTGACCCGCGTGTTCGATTTCGGCGACGGGTATGTGCCGCGCCAGACCTATGGCGCGGAATGGCAGCTGGATGCGGAGGTGGAGTACCGGATCACGCCGCAGTGGAGCGTGGCGGTGGGTGGGCAGAACCTGACCGACAACTATTCGGATCTGTCTAACGAGGACATCTATTACTTTGGCAACCTGCCCTATGACGTGTTGTCGCCTATTGGCAGCAATGGCGCGTATTTCTATGGGCGGGTCCGGTATACGTTTTAA
- the otsB gene encoding trehalose-phosphatase, translated as MANDFPQRPPPPPLDDACALFLDVDGTLIEFADDPEAVILLPEVREAIARISDRLDGAVALISGRPLAQLDRLFAPLHLPAAGLHGHQVRSVGTPARRATDTDTDADTSEWLHGVHQQAMKFAHGHPGVLVEDKGRSLALHWRGAPHAAQDVRAFAEQHADASSGYRLQAGDHVVEFVPEGSDKGRALHQLMQQLPFRGRVPVFLGDDLTDEFGFDAANTLHGWSVLVGEREPSAAVFALPTVRDVHAWLLQNA; from the coding sequence ATGGCCAACGACTTCCCCCAACGTCCGCCGCCGCCCCCGCTGGACGATGCGTGCGCGCTGTTCCTGGACGTGGACGGCACCCTCATTGAATTTGCCGACGACCCCGAGGCGGTGATCCTGCTGCCCGAGGTACGCGAGGCGATCGCCCGCATCAGCGACCGCCTCGACGGCGCCGTTGCACTCATCAGCGGGCGCCCGCTGGCGCAGCTCGACCGCCTGTTTGCCCCGCTCCATCTGCCTGCCGCCGGCCTGCATGGCCATCAGGTGCGAAGCGTGGGCACACCCGCCCGCCGCGCTACCGACACCGACACCGACGCAGATACCAGCGAATGGCTGCACGGCGTGCACCAGCAGGCCATGAAGTTCGCACACGGCCATCCCGGCGTGCTGGTCGAAGACAAGGGCCGCAGCCTGGCGCTCCACTGGCGCGGTGCGCCGCATGCCGCACAGGACGTACGCGCGTTCGCCGAACAGCATGCCGATGCGAGCAGTGGCTATCGCCTTCAGGCCGGCGACCATGTGGTCGAATTCGTGCCCGAAGGCAGCGACAAGGGCCGTGCCCTCCATCAATTGATGCAGCAGCTGCCGTTCCGCGGCCGCGTGCCGGTGTTCCTGGGCGACGACCTCACCGACGAATTCGGCTTCGACGCCGCCAACACCCTGCACGGCTGGAGTGTGCTGGTGGGCGAGCGCGAGCCCAGCGCCGCCGTGTTCGCCCTTCCCACTGTGCGTGACGTGCATGCCTGGCTGCTGCAGAACGCTTGA